The Campylobacter sp. RM10537 genome has a segment encoding these proteins:
- the secG gene encoding preprotein translocase subunit SecG, which translates to MITLLTVLQFVIVVIICIAVLLQKSSSIGLGAYSGSNESLFGAKGPANFLAKFTFIMGILLIANTIGLGYLYNHTKKDSLAEKIKIETNASIPSTINLSKIPSMPQNDTNASK; encoded by the coding sequence ATGATTACTCTTTTAACTGTCCTGCAATTCGTCATTGTTGTCATTATTTGTATAGCTGTTTTATTGCAAAAAAGTTCAAGCATAGGTCTTGGGGCTTATAGTGGAAGCAATGAAAGTCTTTTTGGCGCAAAAGGACCTGCAAATTTTTTGGCTAAATTTACATTTATAATGGGAATTTTGTTAATTGCTAATACTATAGGTTTAGGATATTTGTATAATCATACAAAAAAAGATTCTTTAGCAGAAAAAATTAAAATAGAAACTAATGCAAGTATTCCAAGTACAATCAATTTGTCAAAAATTCCATCTATGCCACAAAATGACACAAATGCAAGTAAATAA
- a CDS encoding Bax inhibitor-1/YccA family protein, giving the protein MSLYDRDYSKSREFENTRTSDLGIFIKQTYQLFAASLLAATVGAYVGIFALASFFIESLATFWILFFVEIGLLFALMYKKKEAPLNLILLFAFTFCSGLTLTPLLISVLALPAGGIIIAQAFALTTVAFAGLSIFAMNTKKDFTMMGKALFIVFLVVFAASLINIFLHSSIFSLVISSVSAILFSFYILYDTQNIIRGNYETPIEGAVALYLDFVNLFINLLNILRSLNR; this is encoded by the coding sequence ATGAGTCTTTATGATAGAGACTATTCAAAATCAAGAGAATTTGAAAATACAAGAACTAGTGATCTTGGCATTTTTATCAAGCAAACATACCAACTTTTTGCAGCTTCACTTTTAGCTGCTACAGTAGGTGCTTATGTAGGAATTTTTGCTTTAGCATCATTTTTCATTGAATCTTTAGCAACATTTTGGATTCTTTTTTTTGTGGAAATAGGATTATTATTTGCTTTAATGTATAAGAAAAAAGAAGCTCCATTAAATCTTATTTTACTTTTTGCTTTTACCTTTTGTTCAGGTTTAACACTTACACCTTTACTTATTTCTGTTCTTGCTTTACCTGCAGGAGGAATTATTATAGCTCAAGCTTTTGCTTTAACTACTGTGGCATTTGCAGGTCTTAGTATTTTTGCTATGAATACGAAAAAAGATTTTACTATGATGGGTAAAGCTTTATTTATAGTTTTTTTAGTTGTTTTTGCAGCATCTTTGATTAATATTTTCTTACATAGTAGTATATTTAGCTTAGTGATTTCATCAGTATCTGCAATATTGTTTTCATTTTACATTCTTTATGATACTCAAAATATTATTCGTGGAAACTATGAAACTCCAATTGAAGGAGCTGTAGCACTTTATCTTGATTTTGTAAATTTATTTATTAATTTACTTAATATTCTAAGAAGTCTTAACAGATAA
- a CDS encoding hemerythrin domain-containing protein, producing MISNQKIVSMNNELLDSQHQDIFEISIKLSLMNHRHINSKELKEVLKELLVMLNRHFSDEEAFMREINYPFIKEHMKIHRSIIFEIEEIIVREARTIHVLTEKLDLVVRDFIINHTSKEDSKITKYYEKKLKNLI from the coding sequence ATGATTTCTAACCAAAAAATTGTTTCTATGAATAATGAGCTTTTAGATTCTCAACATCAAGATATTTTTGAAATTTCTATTAAACTTTCTTTAATGAATCATCGACATATTAATTCTAAAGAATTAAAAGAAGTTTTAAAAGAATTGCTTGTTATGCTAAATCGGCATTTTTCGGATGAAGAAGCTTTTATGAGAGAAATTAATTATCCTTTTATTAAAGAGCATATGAAAATTCACCGAAGTATTATTTTTGAAATTGAAGAAATAATCGTAAGAGAGGCAAGAACAATCCACGTTTTAACTGAAAAGTTGGATTTAGTAGTGAGGGATTTTATTATAAATCATACCTCAAAAGAAGATTCTAAAATAACAAAATACTATGAAAAAAAATTAAAAAATTTAATTTAA
- a CDS encoding NifS family cysteine desulfurase → MKVYLDNNATTMIDPNAYELMLPFFKEMYGNPNSLHQWGSTTHPALKEALDKLYIGLGANDLDDIVITSCATESINWVLKGVYFDHILNKERNEVIISSVEHPAVTAAAYFLKSLGVKVIELPVNEEGVSTVEDLRKVISDKTALVSVMWANNETGMIFDIKAMAELSHEFGALFHTDATQAVGKIKVNLRDVGVDFASFSAHKFHGPKGIGGLFIKKGLKLTPLLHGGEHMGGRRSGTLNVPYIIAMGEALRIANTMLDFEDSHIRRLRDKLEDKILALPDTTVVGRREHRVPNTILASIKGVEGEAMLWDLNKNGIAASTGSACASEALESNPIMEAIGAEHDLAHTALRLSLSRFNTEEEIDYAAEQIKNATQRLRKISCTYAYNPNNYK, encoded by the coding sequence GTGAAAGTTTATTTAGATAATAATGCAACAACAATGATTGATCCTAATGCTTATGAGCTTATGTTGCCATTTTTCAAAGAAATGTATGGTAATCCAAATAGTCTTCATCAGTGGGGAAGTACAACGCATCCAGCCTTAAAAGAAGCTTTAGATAAGCTTTATATAGGACTTGGTGCTAATGATTTAGATGATATAGTTATCACATCTTGTGCAACTGAAAGTATCAATTGGGTCTTAAAAGGTGTATATTTTGATCATATTTTAAACAAAGAACGTAATGAAGTGATTATTTCTAGCGTAGAGCACCCAGCTGTAACCGCAGCAGCATATTTTTTAAAAAGTCTTGGCGTTAAGGTTATAGAGCTTCCGGTAAATGAAGAGGGTGTTTCTACTGTAGAAGATTTACGTAAGGTAATTTCTGATAAAACTGCACTAGTTAGCGTTATGTGGGCTAATAATGAAACAGGTATGATCTTTGACATCAAAGCTATGGCTGAACTTTCTCATGAATTTGGAGCCCTTTTTCATACAGATGCAACACAAGCAGTAGGTAAAATCAAGGTTAATTTAAGAGATGTTGGCGTTGATTTCGCATCCTTTTCAGCGCATAAATTTCATGGACCAAAAGGTATTGGTGGATTGTTTATTAAAAAAGGACTTAAACTTACTCCATTATTACATGGTGGAGAACACATGGGTGGTAGAAGAAGTGGGACTTTAAATGTACCTTATATAATAGCTATGGGAGAAGCTTTACGCATAGCTAATACTATGCTTGATTTTGAAGATTCTCATATACGTCGTTTAAGAGATAAATTAGAAGATAAAATTTTAGCTTTGCCTGATACAACCGTGGTTGGAAGAAGAGAACATAGAGTTCCAAATACTATTTTAGCAAGTATAAAAGGTGTTGAAGGTGAAGCTATGCTTTGGGATTTAAATAAAAATGGCATAGCAGCAAGTACGGGTTCAGCATGTGCTAGCGAAGCACTTGAAAGTAATCCTATTATGGAAGCAATCGGCGCAGAGCATGATTTAGCACATACAGCATTAAGACTTTCTTTATCAAGATTTAATACAGAAGAAGAAATTGATTATGCTGCAGAACAAATAAAAAATGCAACACAAAGATTAAGAAAAATTTCTTGTACTTATGCTTACAATCCAAATAATTATAAATAA
- a CDS encoding iron-sulfur cluster assembly scaffold protein, giving the protein MGKNSLIGGSIWDEYSQKVQDRMNNPQHMGEFSEEDAKKRNAKLIVADFGAESCGDAVRLFWLVDEKTDKIIDAKFKSFGCGTAIASSDTMVDLCIGKTVDEAVKITNLDVEFAMRDNPETPAVPPQKMHCSVMAYDVIKQAAAHYKGIDPEDFEDQIIVCECARVSLGTIKDVIKLNDLHTVEEITQYTKAGAFCKSCVKPGGHEKRDHYLVDILAETRAEMDREKLKNATKNDVAFDEMTLVGQLKAVENVLDTEIRPMLHNDGGDLEVIDIQKAEGGAIDVYIRYLGACSSCSSGSGATLYAIENILQEELSSNIRVMPV; this is encoded by the coding sequence ATGGGAAAGAATAGTTTAATTGGAGGATCGATTTGGGATGAGTATTCTCAAAAAGTTCAAGATAGAATGAATAACCCTCAACATATGGGAGAATTCAGTGAAGAAGATGCTAAAAAACGTAATGCAAAACTTATTGTGGCTGATTTTGGAGCAGAAAGTTGTGGAGATGCGGTAAGACTTTTTTGGCTGGTTGATGAAAAAACAGATAAAATTATCGATGCAAAATTTAAAAGTTTTGGTTGTGGAACTGCTATAGCAAGTAGCGATACTATGGTGGATCTTTGTATAGGAAAAACCGTAGATGAAGCAGTAAAGATTACAAATTTAGATGTAGAATTTGCCATGCGTGATAATCCAGAAACTCCAGCTGTACCACCTCAAAAAATGCATTGTTCGGTTATGGCTTATGATGTTATTAAACAAGCTGCTGCTCACTATAAAGGAATTGATCCTGAAGATTTTGAAGATCAAATTATAGTTTGTGAGTGCGCTAGGGTAAGCCTTGGAACCATTAAAGATGTTATTAAACTTAATGATTTACACACAGTTGAAGAAATCACTCAATATACCAAAGCTGGTGCTTTTTGTAAATCTTGTGTAAAACCAGGTGGACATGAAAAAAGAGATCATTATCTTGTAGATATTTTAGCTGAAACAAGAGCTGAAATGGATAGAGAAAAATTAAAAAATGCAACAAAAAACGACGTTGCTTTCGATGAAATGACTTTAGTGGGTCAGTTAAAAGCAGTAGAAAACGTTTTAGATACAGAAATTCGCCCTATGCTTCATAATGATGGAGGTGATTTAGAGGTAATTGATATACAAAAGGCTGAAGGTGGCGCTATTGATGTTTATATTCGCTATTTGGGTGCCTGTAGTAGTTGCTCTAGCGGAAGTGGCGCTACTTTATATGCTATTGAAAATATTTTACAAGAGGAATTAAGTTCAAATATTCGCGTTATGCCAGTATAA
- a CDS encoding carbonic anhydrase: protein MENLISGAIKFMQQDFKEHKELFESLKNKQNPHTLFIGCSDSRVIPNLITNTGPGELFVIRNIANIVPPYRIGEDFLATTSAIEYALNSLHIKNIIVCGHSNCGGCNALYYTDEELSKIPNVKKWLMLLEPIKQDIKSISKNDTAMRSWLTEKLNLVNSLQNILTYPGVEEALNQGKIELHAWYYIIETGEIYEYNFKEKTFTLIQNRR from the coding sequence ATGGAAAATCTTATTAGCGGTGCAATTAAATTTATGCAGCAAGATTTTAAAGAGCATAAAGAGCTTTTTGAAAGTCTCAAAAATAAGCAAAATCCTCATACTCTTTTTATAGGATGTTCTGATTCAAGAGTAATTCCTAATTTAATCACCAATACAGGACCAGGAGAACTTTTTGTCATTCGAAATATTGCAAATATAGTACCACCTTATCGCATAGGAGAGGATTTTTTAGCAACCACTTCTGCTATAGAATATGCTTTAAATTCTTTGCATATTAAAAATATTATTGTATGCGGACATAGTAATTGCGGTGGATGTAATGCGCTTTATTATACTGATGAGGAATTAAGTAAAATTCCAAATGTAAAAAAATGGCTTATGTTGCTTGAACCTATTAAACAAGATATAAAATCGATATCAAAAAACGATACAGCTATGAGATCTTGGCTTACAGAAAAATTAAATTTAGTCAATTCTTTGCAAAATATTCTTACTTATCCTGGAGTTGAAGAAGCTTTAAATCAGGGAAAAATAGAACTTCATGCTTGGTATTATATTATCGAAACAGGCGAAATTTATGAATATAATTTTAAAGAAAAAACCTTTACTTTAATTCAAAATAGGAGATGA
- a CDS encoding mechanosensitive ion channel family protein has translation MKKIILIFLSFLYLHGDDLQLIDTNASENSGIYGLIQKYIGIEHQIREFRKNNDENSSSYSGILKEFERDKKTILSEIPDMIVEQKIDEKAIENFLKRKQELLKLQQRSLNKPFIYVDTTLNLTYFNMVESFFSSLFELEKLFKNAADSESIVSAVDKAMEDLQNLINIDLDEYKNKITNPKELEKIATKEAMINNTFNAYVEILKYLRSNAHLLESNYLFSLLGLQIWIDKINAFVNIDFLNVGKISISILVLIFFISLRRFFSNIVYFFLVRLIYRNKKEADDIKVIFIGNIKKPVGILLICYAFSLCLTIAFYPAPLNIGLSNLFNIIYAVLIAWLILKILDGYGVVLVSKLAKKSEKKEVVNLVIKILYFIIIIIALLYILAQLGFNISAIIASLGIGGLAVALAAKDIIANFFASILLLFDNSFNQGDWVEVSGIEGTVVEIGLRKTTIRTFDNCLVFLPNSTIMGANIKNWSKRRMGRHIKMYLGVGYDATPEKLDNCIKDLKELLNSSPLVAHEDDGALKYGDHTTKYRQNLVSINDLEGYKNACYVGLSEFADSSINIELYFYTKSIHSKEFREAKQELMLEFMRIIERNGLTFAFPSRSIYIENLPPLNLKP, from the coding sequence ATGAAAAAAATAATTTTAATTTTTTTAAGTTTTTTATATCTTCATGGCGATGATTTACAACTCATTGACACCAATGCAAGCGAAAATTCTGGAATTTATGGTTTAATTCAAAAATATATTGGAATTGAACATCAAATTAGAGAATTTAGAAAAAATAACGATGAAAATTCAAGTTCTTATAGTGGAATTTTAAAAGAATTTGAAAGGGATAAAAAAACTATATTATCTGAAATACCTGATATGATAGTCGAACAAAAAATTGATGAAAAGGCTATAGAAAATTTCTTAAAAAGAAAACAAGAATTATTGAAATTGCAGCAAAGAAGTTTAAATAAACCCTTTATTTATGTAGACACAACCTTAAATCTTACCTATTTTAATATGGTTGAGAGTTTTTTTTCGTCTTTGTTTGAGTTAGAAAAACTTTTTAAAAATGCAGCTGATAGTGAAAGCATAGTATCTGCAGTTGATAAAGCAATGGAGGATTTGCAGAACTTAATTAATATTGATTTGGATGAATATAAAAATAAAATTACAAATCCAAAAGAGCTTGAAAAAATTGCCACTAAAGAAGCAATGATCAACAATACCTTTAATGCTTATGTGGAAATTTTAAAATATTTACGCTCCAATGCTCATTTATTAGAAAGCAATTATCTTTTCTCTCTTTTAGGGCTTCAAATTTGGATTGATAAAATCAATGCCTTTGTCAATATTGATTTTTTAAATGTCGGAAAAATAAGTATTTCTATTTTAGTTTTGATTTTTTTTATTTCCCTAAGACGCTTTTTTTCCAATATAGTTTATTTTTTTCTTGTGCGCTTAATTTATCGTAATAAAAAAGAAGCTGATGATATTAAAGTTATTTTTATTGGAAATATTAAAAAGCCAGTAGGTATTTTACTCATTTGCTATGCTTTCTCGCTTTGCCTTACTATAGCGTTTTATCCTGCGCCTTTAAATATAGGCCTGAGTAATCTTTTTAATATAATTTACGCTGTTTTAATAGCTTGGCTTATTTTAAAAATTCTTGATGGTTATGGTGTGGTTTTAGTATCCAAACTAGCTAAGAAAAGTGAGAAAAAAGAAGTAGTTAATTTAGTCATTAAAATTTTATATTTTATTATTATTATTATAGCTTTACTTTATATTTTGGCTCAACTTGGTTTTAATATCTCAGCTATCATTGCTTCTTTAGGGATTGGTGGTTTAGCTGTTGCTTTGGCAGCTAAAGATATTATTGCTAATTTTTTTGCATCAATTTTATTATTATTTGATAATAGTTTTAATCAAGGAGATTGGGTTGAGGTTTCAGGTATAGAGGGAACTGTTGTTGAAATAGGACTTAGAAAAACAACCATAAGAACTTTTGATAATTGCTTAGTTTTCTTACCTAATTCAACCATTATGGGTGCTAATATTAAAAACTGGAGCAAACGTCGTATGGGACGTCATATAAAAATGTATCTTGGAGTAGGATATGATGCTACCCCTGAAAAATTAGATAATTGCATTAAAGATTTAAAAGAGCTTTTAAATTCAAGTCCATTAGTAGCTCACGAAGATGATGGTGCTTTAAAATATGGAGATCATACAACAAAATACCGCCAAAATTTAGTATCAATTAATGATCTTGAAGGTTATAAAAATGCTTGCTATGTAGGTTTAAGTGAATTTGCAGACAGTAGTATTAATATAGAATTATACTTTTATACCAAATCCATCCATTCAAAAGAATTTAGAGAAGCTAAACAAGAATTAATGCTTGAATTTATGCGTATTATTGAAAGAAATGGTTTAACTTTTGCCTTCCCAAGTCGTAGTATTTATATAGAAAATTTACCTCCACTTAATTTAAAACCATAA